One genomic region from Apodemus sylvaticus chromosome 1, mApoSyl1.1, whole genome shotgun sequence encodes:
- the LOC127668212 gene encoding LOW QUALITY PROTEIN: myeloid cell surface antigen CD33-like (The sequence of the model RefSeq protein was modified relative to this genomic sequence to represent the inferred CDS: deleted 1 base in 1 codon) has protein sequence MLLPQLLPLLWVIKWASGDCITLPREFRGTYPFLTMEYPSLSYELQSVTVQEGLCVLVPCTVTEYPMNSDLVFGYWFHEGENTDRDSPVATNNPSQLVQKETQSRFHLSGYLRLNHCSLDIRDAQKGDNGSYFFRLEKEGVKWNFCEDRIFVHVTALTHTPNISIPQTLELGRPTDVMCSVPWACERGTPPIFSWMSAALISLGPTTAFSSVLTLTPRLQDHGTNLTCQVTFPGAGVTVRNTVQINVIYTPQNSTIHVSGRAGPGKSGPLAEVVQVAMGEAALKFLLLGICFLFLSMGPHKKRVRRPAIYTVHADTVMD, from the exons ATGCTGCTGCCCCAACTGCTTCCCTTGCTCTGGGTGATTAAGTGGGCATCTGGAGACTGCATTACTCTCCCTAGAGAGTTCAGAGGTACGTATCCATTCCTGACAATGGAGTATCCGTCACTGAGTTAC GAGTTACAGTCTGTGACGGTGCAGGAGGGTCTGTGCGTCCTTGTGCCCTGCACAGTCACTGAGTACCCCATGAACTCAGACCTTGTCTTTGGGTACTGGTTCCATGAAGGAGAGAATACAGACCGTGACTCTCCGGTGGCTACAAACAACCCAAGTCAACTAGTGCAGAAGGAGACGCAGAGCAGATTCCACCTCTCTGGGTACCTGAGGTTAAATCACTGCTCCTTGGACATCAGAGATGCACAGAAGGGTGACAACGGGTCTTACTTCTTCAGACTGGAAAAAGAAGGTGTAAAGTGGAATTTCTGTGAGGATAGGATCTTTGTGCATGTGACAG CCCTCACTCACACCCCCAACATCAGCATCCCACAGACACTGGAGCTTGGTCGTCCTACCGATGTGATGTGCTCTGTGCCCTGGGCGTGTGAACGGGGAACACCCCCCATCTTCTCCTGGATGTCAGCTGCCCTCATATCCCTGGGCCCGACGACCGCCTTCTCCTCAGTGCTGACCCTCACTCCCAGGCTCCAGGACCATGGAACCAACCTCACCTGTCAGGTGACCTTCCCTGGAGCTGGTGTGACTGTTCGAAACACTGTCCAGATCAATGTCATCT aTACTCCACAGAACTCCACAATCCATGTCTCTGGAAGAGCTGGCCCAG GGAAATCAGGGCCCCTGGCAGAGGTGGTGCAGGTAGCCATGGGAGAAGCAGCACTCAAATTCCTGCTTCTTGGGATCTGCTTCTTATTCCTCAG CATGGGACCCCATAAGAAGAGAGTGAGGAGACCAGCAATATACACGGTTCATGCAGACACTGTCATGGATTAG